CTGGCCAAGCCGGCCGGGCTGAAGCCGCGCGACCTGGCCGAGAAGCTGATCACCGCCCTGCCGCAGGACGCGCAGATCAGCAAGGTGGAAATCGCCGGACCAGGCTTTCTGAACTTCTTCCAGAACAGCGACGCCCTGGCCGGGCGCCTCGAAGCCGCCCTGGCCGATCCGCATCTTTCGGTGCGCAAGGCCGGCGCCGCGCAGCGCGTGGTGATCGACCTGTCGTCGCCGAACCTGGCCAAGGAGATGCACGTCGGCCACCTGCGCTCGACCATCATTGGTGACGCCGTCGGTCGCGTGCTCGAGCACCTCGGCGACGAGGTGATCCGGCAGAACCACGTCGGCGACTGGGGCACCCAGTTCGGCATGCTGCTGGCCTATCTCGAGGAGAAACCGGCCGCCGCGGAAAGCGAGCTGTCCGACCTGGAACAGTTCTATCGCACCGCCAAGCAGCGCTTCGATGAGTCCGCCGAGTTCGCCGACCGCGCCCGAGAACTGGTAGTGAAACTGCAGGCTGGCGATGCCCAGTGTCTGGGCCTGTGGACACGCTTCAACGACATCTCGCTGTCGCACTGCCAGAAGATCTATGACCGCCTCAACGTCAAGTTGACCCCGGCCGACGTCAAGGGCGAGAGCGCCTACAACGCCGACCTGGCGGGCATCGTCGAGTCCCTGCGCGAGAAGGGCCTGCTCACCGAGGACAACGGCGCGCAGTGCGTCTTCCTCGACGAATTCAAGAACGCCGAAGGCAATCCGCTGCCGGTGATCGTGCAGAAGGCTGGCGGCGGCTACCTCTACGCCACCACCGACCTGGCGGCCATGCGTTACCGCAGCCAGCAGTTGCACGCCGATCGTGTGCTGTATTTCGTCGACCAGCGCCAGGCCCTGCATTTCCAGATGGCCTTCGAAGTGGCCCGCCGCGCAGGCTTCGTGCATGAAGGCATGCAGCTGGAGCACATGGGCTTCGGCACCATGAACGGCGCCGACGGCCGCCCGTTCAAGACCCGCGACGGCGGCACGGTAAAGCTGATCGACCTGCTCGACGAAGCCGAGCAGCGCGCCTATGCCCTGGTCAAGGGCAAGAACCCGGATCTCGACGAGGCCGAGCTGCGCCAGATCGCCCGTGCCGTGGGCATCAGCGCGGTCAAGTACGCCGACCTGTCCAAGCATCGCACCAGCGATTACCGCTTCAACTTCGAACTGATGCTGAGTTTCGAGGGCAATACCGCGCCCTACCTGCTCTATGCCTACACCCGCGTGGCCAGTGTGTTCCGCAAGCTGGGCAAGGGCATCGACGAGACTGCCGGACAGATCCAGCTCGAGGCCGAGCAGGAACTGGCGTTGGCCGCCAAGCTCGCCCAGTTCGGCGAAGTGCTGAACAGCGTCAGCGAGAAAGGCGAACCACACCTGCTGTGCGCTTACCTGTACGATCTGGCCGGGCTGTTCTCCAGTTTCTACGAGCACTGCCCGATTCTCAGCGCCGAACAGGAAGAGCAAAAGCGGAGCCGGCTGCGCCTCGCCGCCCTGACCGGCAAGACCCTCAAGCAGGGCCTGGAACTTCTCGGCCTGGAAACTCTGGAGCGCATGTAAGTGGCTGCAAGGAAGAAAGCCGCGCCCAAACGAGGCGCCAGCCGCTATCAGGCGCCCGCCAAACAGGCCGTACCAGGCTGGATCTGGCTGGTATGTGGCCTGGTGATCGGCGGATTCATCATGTTCCTGATGAGCCTCGAACCAGGTGGCGAAGAGGTCAAACGCAACAAGGATGCGCCCAAGACCGCGATCAAGGAGCAGCCCAAGCGCACGCCAGCCAGCGAGCAACCGACCAAGCCGAAGTACGACTTCTATACCCTACTGCCGGAGTCGGAAGTGATTCTGCCGCCGGAAACCAAGCAGCCAGAACCGCCGGCCAAGCCGGTAACACCGGAGGAAGCGGCCAAGATCGACGAGGCACGCGCCCAGGCCGCGCTCAACGGCCAGGTGCCACCACCGCCCCCAACGGTGGCCAAGGCGCCGGTGACGCAGTTCTTCCTGCAGGCCGGCTCGTTTCGCCAGCAGGCTGAGGCCGATCGGGTACGCGCGCAGATCATCCTGCTCGGCCAGGACGTACGTGTGGAGAACGTGAAGGTGCGCGACGAGCCCTGGTATCGCGTGCTGGTCGGACCGTACAGCAGTCGCGAGCAGCTGAACAGCGCACAGAAGACGCTAGCCGCCAGTGGTTACAAGAACCTGCTGCTACAGCAGCGCCAGGCACGCTGAAGGCGCTGAACGAAAACGCCGGGCTTTCGACCCGGCGTTTTTCATTCTGGCGTAGCAAAACGAGTCAACTTTCCCGCGGCGCGTAAGCGAACACGTCAGCGCGCATCTGATGCGGGTCCATCCCCGCCTCCACCAGCGCGTCCAACGTGCCATAGACCATCGACGGCGAACCGCTGGCGTAGATATGCAGCGGCTTGAGATCGCTGAAATCCTCGCGAATCGCTTCGTGCAGCATGCCGCAGCGACCCTCCCAACCGCAGATATCGCTGACGACACGGTGCAGATGCAGATTGCTCATGCCCTGCCACTCATCCCAGTGCGGCAGCTGGTAGAAGTCTTCGGGATGGCGCACCCCCCAGTACAAGTGCACCGGATGCGAGAACCCTGCGGCCCGGCAATATTCGATCAGACTGTGCATCTGCGCCATGCCGGTGCCCGCCGCAATCAATACCAAAGGGCCATCCGGCAACTCGGCCAGGTGGGTGTCGCCGAATGGCAGCTGAATCCGTGCATACCCCTGTCGTCGCAGGAATGCCAGCAGCTCGATCGCGGACGCCTCACGAGCCAGCACATGCAGTTCGAGCTCGCGGCCACTGCCGGGTGCCGAGGCGAGAGAGAAAGCCGACCACTCGCCATCCTCCCGCTGCAACAACAGGTACTGACCAGCGTGATAGCGCGGTTGCCGGCCAGCCGGCAGGCGCAAGCGCAGGCGCACCACATCGCCACCGACCTCTTCGTCGCCACTCAACTGACAGCTCAACTCGCGCACCGGTAGTTCGCCAGGCGCCAGCACGCCATCCCAGAGCAGCACGCAGTCTTCCAGCGGCTCGGCCAGGCAGGCCAACAGCTCACCGTGATCCCGCACTTCGCCAGCCTGAAGCACGCGTCCTTCGACCAGCAACGAGGCGCAGATGTGACAGTTGCCGTTGCGACAGCTCTGCGGGCATTCGTAGCCCAAGCGCTTGGCGGCATCGAGAAATCGTTCGCCGGGCTGCACGTCGAGCACGGCACCGGATGGCTGCAAGGTAACTTTCATGTGCACGTCTTATCAGTGAACGGGATGACCCGCCAAGGCTTCGGGCGGGCTCGGGCCCGCCTCTTCGGTTATGTCAGTCGATACCCAGCTGCGACCAGAGTTCATCGACCCGCTGCTTTATCGCCGGATCCTGGACGATGGCCCGGCCCCATTCGCGGTTGGTCTCGCCCGGCCATTTATGGGTGGCATCCAGGCCCATCTTCGAGCCCAACCCGGAGATCGGCGACGCGAAATCCAGGTAGTCGATCGGCGTGTTGTCGATCATCACCGTGTCGCGCTTGGGATCCATGCGCGTGGTGATAGCCCAGATCACGTCGTTCCAATCACGGGCGTTGATGTCGTCGTCGGTGACGATGACGAACTTGGTGTACATGAACTGCCGCAGGAAGCTCCATACACCCAGCATGACCCGCTTGGCGTGGCCGGGATACTGCTTCTTCATGGTCACCACCGCCATGCGGTAGGAACAGCCTTCCGGCGGCAGGTAGAAATCGACGATCTCCGGGAACTGCTTCTGCAGGATCGGCACGAACACCTCGTTCAGTGCCACGCCGAGAATCGCCGGCTCATCCGGCGGACGCCCGGTATAGGTGCTGTGGTAGATAGGGTTCTTGCGCTGGGTGATGCGCTCGACGGTGAACACCGGGAAGCGGTCGACCTCGTTGTAGTAGCCGGTATGGTCGCCGTAAGGTCCTTCGTCGGCCATCTCCCCCGGATGGATGTGCCCTTCGAGGACGATCTCCGCGTACGCCGGTACCTGCAGATCGGAACCGACCGCCTTGACCAGCTCGGTGCGCGAGCCGCGCAACAGACCGGCGAAGGCATATTCGGACAGCGTATCGGGCACCGGCGTGACCGCACCGAGGATCGTCGCCGGATCCGCACCCAGCGCTACGGCGACCGGGTATGGCCGATCCGGATATTTCTCGCACCACTCACGGAAATCCAGTGCCCCGCCACGATGGCTGAGCCAGCGCATGATCACCTTGTTGCGACCGATGACCTGCTGACGGTAGATGCCGAGGTTCTGCCGCTCCTTGTTCGGTCCCTTGGTGATGGTCAGGCCCCAGGTGATCAGCGGCGCCGCGTCACCCGGCCAGCAGTGCTGCACCGGGATCTTCGCCAGATCGACATCGTCACCCTCGAGAATCACGTCCTGGCAGGGCGCATCCTTGAGCACCTTGGGCGCCATGCTGATGACCTTCTTATAGATCGGCAGCTTGCTCCAGGCGTCCTTCAGACCCTTCGGCGGCTCCGGCTCCTTGAGAAAAGCCAGCAGCTTGCCGATCTCTCGCAGTTCGGAGACATCCTCGGCACC
This DNA window, taken from Pseudomonas sp. FeN3W, encodes the following:
- the argS gene encoding arginine--tRNA ligase, which codes for MKDSIRHLIQQALVRLTDEGVLPAGLTPAIQVENTRDKSHGDFASNIAMMLAKPAGLKPRDLAEKLITALPQDAQISKVEIAGPGFLNFFQNSDALAGRLEAALADPHLSVRKAGAAQRVVIDLSSPNLAKEMHVGHLRSTIIGDAVGRVLEHLGDEVIRQNHVGDWGTQFGMLLAYLEEKPAAAESELSDLEQFYRTAKQRFDESAEFADRARELVVKLQAGDAQCLGLWTRFNDISLSHCQKIYDRLNVKLTPADVKGESAYNADLAGIVESLREKGLLTEDNGAQCVFLDEFKNAEGNPLPVIVQKAGGGYLYATTDLAAMRYRSQQLHADRVLYFVDQRQALHFQMAFEVARRAGFVHEGMQLEHMGFGTMNGADGRPFKTRDGGTVKLIDLLDEAEQRAYALVKGKNPDLDEAELRQIARAVGISAVKYADLSKHRTSDYRFNFELMLSFEGNTAPYLLYAYTRVASVFRKLGKGIDETAGQIQLEAEQELALAAKLAQFGEVLNSVSEKGEPHLLCAYLYDLAGLFSSFYEHCPILSAEQEEQKRSRLRLAALTGKTLKQGLELLGLETLERM
- a CDS encoding SPOR domain-containing protein gives rise to the protein MAARKKAAPKRGASRYQAPAKQAVPGWIWLVCGLVIGGFIMFLMSLEPGGEEVKRNKDAPKTAIKEQPKRTPASEQPTKPKYDFYTLLPESEVILPPETKQPEPPAKPVTPEEAAKIDEARAQAALNGQVPPPPPTVAKAPVTQFFLQAGSFRQQAEADRVRAQIILLGQDVRVENVKVRDEPWYRVLVGPYSSREQLNSAQKTLAASGYKNLLLQQRQAR
- a CDS encoding CDP-6-deoxy-delta-3,4-glucoseen reductase; its protein translation is MKVTLQPSGAVLDVQPGERFLDAAKRLGYECPQSCRNGNCHICASLLVEGRVLQAGEVRDHGELLACLAEPLEDCVLLWDGVLAPGELPVRELSCQLSGDEEVGGDVVRLRLRLPAGRQPRYHAGQYLLLQREDGEWSAFSLASAPGSGRELELHVLAREASAIELLAFLRRQGYARIQLPFGDTHLAELPDGPLVLIAAGTGMAQMHSLIEYCRAAGFSHPVHLYWGVRHPEDFYQLPHWDEWQGMSNLHLHRVVSDICGWEGRCGMLHEAIREDFSDLKPLHIYASGSPSMVYGTLDALVEAGMDPHQMRADVFAYAPRES
- the ubiD gene encoding 4-hydroxy-3-polyprenylbenzoate decarboxylase yields the protein MKYSDLRDFMRVLEQRGELKRVAVPVSPVLEMTEICDRTLRKQGPALLFENPTGFDMPVLGNLFGTPQRVALGMGAEDVSELREIGKLLAFLKEPEPPKGLKDAWSKLPIYKKVISMAPKVLKDAPCQDVILEGDDVDLAKIPVQHCWPGDAAPLITWGLTITKGPNKERQNLGIYRQQVIGRNKVIMRWLSHRGGALDFREWCEKYPDRPYPVAVALGADPATILGAVTPVPDTLSEYAFAGLLRGSRTELVKAVGSDLQVPAYAEIVLEGHIHPGEMADEGPYGDHTGYYNEVDRFPVFTVERITQRKNPIYHSTYTGRPPDEPAILGVALNEVFVPILQKQFPEIVDFYLPPEGCSYRMAVVTMKKQYPGHAKRVMLGVWSFLRQFMYTKFVIVTDDDINARDWNDVIWAITTRMDPKRDTVMIDNTPIDYLDFASPISGLGSKMGLDATHKWPGETNREWGRAIVQDPAIKQRVDELWSQLGID